From Candidatus Hydrogenedentota bacterium, a single genomic window includes:
- a CDS encoding DUF4276 family protein, translated as MVELYAVVEGVSEQNFVEQILAEHFAKRGIYISATRVGRPGHKSGICGWERARRDIVNFLRQGNPGRRVYVTTMFDYYGMPYTWPGRAQAAAKHIPERAATVEDALLNDIAAQLNDLDRKLFIPYVQLHEYEALIFSSPGALTSEFPGRVREIKELIAESGNLDPESINDGPSTAPSKRIEARIPEYAGRKPSASVNVLREIGLVELRNRCPHFDRWLSRLESLDSARS; from the coding sequence TTGGTTGAACTCTACGCGGTAGTGGAAGGGGTGAGTGAGCAGAACTTCGTGGAGCAGATTCTCGCGGAGCACTTCGCAAAGCGAGGGATTTATATCAGCGCGACACGCGTGGGAAGGCCGGGACACAAGAGTGGCATTTGCGGCTGGGAGCGCGCCCGAAGGGACATTGTCAATTTCCTCAGGCAGGGCAACCCTGGGCGGCGCGTCTACGTGACGACCATGTTCGACTACTACGGGATGCCATACACGTGGCCCGGCAGGGCGCAAGCGGCGGCGAAACACATTCCCGAACGGGCCGCGACAGTGGAAGATGCATTGCTGAACGACATCGCGGCCCAGCTCAACGACTTGGACCGGAAATTGTTCATTCCCTACGTACAGCTTCACGAGTATGAGGCGCTGATCTTTAGTTCGCCTGGGGCCTTGACTTCCGAGTTTCCCGGACGTGTTCGGGAGATTAAGGAATTGATTGCGGAGTCTGGTAATTTGGATCCCGAGTCCATAAATGACGGCCCCTCCACCGCCCCTTCCAAACGGATCGAAGCGCGAATACCCGAATACGCGGGGCGGAAGCCATCCGCGTCGGTAAATGTTCTGCGGGAAATCGGTCTAGTTGAGCTTCGGAACCGGTGTCCCCATTTTGATCGCTGGCTCTCACGCCTCGAATCGTTGGACTCCGCAAGATCATAG
- a CDS encoding TetR/AcrR family transcriptional regulator, with translation MSMEKRDKRERILDAAEKLFKHRRFHEITLQEVAQAAKVGKGTIYLYFEDKDDLFFQVATSGFDELCEVVERHGAPDAPFMERLLAMCEEVSSFFERRIEMFNIIQAEAAWMPGGAKGKLMQRWGRRRRKLVEATVKILKQGVDEGVVRPDLPVDVMAMYLLGMLRTRTRDLLDFPKEHRSHHVLVELFCNGTFECGVENEKARGGTRGLACAL, from the coding sequence ATGAGTATGGAGAAAAGGGACAAGCGGGAACGCATCCTGGACGCGGCGGAAAAACTGTTCAAGCACCGGCGCTTTCACGAAATCACCTTGCAGGAGGTGGCTCAGGCGGCGAAGGTGGGCAAGGGCACCATTTACTTGTACTTCGAAGACAAGGACGATCTGTTCTTCCAGGTGGCGACATCGGGCTTCGACGAGCTCTGCGAAGTGGTGGAGCGCCATGGCGCGCCGGATGCCCCCTTCATGGAGCGGCTGCTGGCCATGTGCGAAGAAGTATCATCCTTCTTTGAGCGTCGCATCGAGATGTTCAACATTATCCAGGCGGAGGCGGCGTGGATGCCGGGCGGCGCGAAGGGCAAGTTGATGCAACGCTGGGGCCGACGGCGCAGGAAGCTGGTCGAGGCCACAGTAAAGATTCTGAAGCAGGGTGTAGACGAAGGTGTGGTGCGACCGGATCTTCCGGTGGACGTCATGGCCATGTACCTGCTGGGCATGCTGCGCACGCGCACGCGCGACCTGCTGGATTTTCCAAAGGAACACCGGAGCCATCATGTTTTGGTTGAATTATTCTGCAATGGGACCTTCGAATGTGGTGTAGAGAACGAAAAAGCGCGCGGTGGAACGCGGGGGCTCGCATGCGCGCTGTGA
- a CDS encoding TolC family protein: MRAVNLNRWSAAFALVAMLAGCAHTETSWTPETVAPPPLAKAAIEAPASLESRAESLALPAELSGPVTLTRDGAILTTLLNNRRIEVARFGPEIDATYIDENRAVFDPRLLAQISRGRGTRQSLGFSSTGTATSGGTTASKQLTPDNVADLLASVQRLNESIDALNGDNDSTVVGNSGSVEVQQFLPTGTLLFLTGAGTTLDHNPGGDSSQHTWTAGVSQPLLRGAGMETNLAALRQARNIAAQSEHEFRRAVLDVVRETERAYWELALAKEVLAIRAFGVTLANDQMKREEELESVGKALGGDVMTARAERLARQADLVDAQAALKSQSIELIRLMHPESAPRWEVGFEPQDEAEVVEVALNADESEDLALLYRPELAQARLTLANLELDVVRTRNGRLPQLNLVGEYEGASGGESATSSNTSSSDEDTYSVGLQFEMALFNRAERARHLRAQLSQERGAGYITQLEEEIAADVRQAMVEVERQWERLAATAEAVLSRREAVRVIEGRHEVGKATNLDVLQVQRDLIQSQVDDATARVRYIEALTELYAAEGTLLERRGIALDGISGRDKQQESLTDEVE; encoded by the coding sequence ATGCGCGCTGTGAACTTGAACAGGTGGAGCGCCGCCTTCGCCCTGGTCGCCATGCTGGCCGGCTGCGCGCACACGGAAACAAGCTGGACGCCGGAGACCGTCGCGCCGCCCCCACTGGCCAAGGCCGCCATCGAGGCGCCGGCCTCGCTCGAATCGCGGGCGGAATCCCTGGCGCTTCCGGCGGAGCTCTCCGGCCCGGTGACGCTGACGCGGGATGGCGCCATTCTCACGACCTTGCTGAACAACCGGCGCATCGAAGTGGCGCGCTTCGGCCCGGAAATAGACGCAACGTACATCGACGAGAACCGCGCGGTTTTTGATCCGCGCCTCCTGGCGCAGATATCCCGGGGGCGCGGCACGCGTCAGAGCCTGGGTTTCAGCAGCACGGGAACCGCCACTTCAGGCGGAACCACCGCCAGCAAACAGTTGACGCCGGACAATGTGGCCGATTTGCTGGCCAGTGTGCAGCGGTTGAACGAATCGATCGACGCGCTGAACGGGGACAACGACAGCACGGTCGTGGGTAACTCGGGCTCGGTAGAAGTGCAGCAGTTTCTCCCCACGGGCACGCTGCTTTTCCTCACCGGCGCGGGCACAACGCTGGACCATAATCCCGGTGGCGATTCGTCTCAGCACACATGGACCGCAGGCGTTTCCCAGCCCCTCCTTCGCGGCGCGGGCATGGAAACCAATCTTGCCGCGCTGCGTCAGGCAAGAAACATCGCAGCCCAGTCGGAGCACGAGTTTCGCCGGGCGGTGCTCGACGTGGTGCGTGAAACGGAGCGGGCCTACTGGGAATTGGCGCTGGCGAAGGAGGTTCTCGCGATTCGCGCGTTTGGCGTGACCCTGGCCAATGATCAGATGAAGCGGGAAGAAGAACTGGAGTCCGTGGGCAAGGCCCTCGGGGGCGACGTGATGACGGCCCGCGCGGAACGCCTGGCGCGACAGGCCGATCTGGTGGATGCGCAGGCCGCGTTGAAGTCGCAGAGTATCGAACTGATTCGCCTGATGCATCCGGAGTCCGCGCCGCGCTGGGAAGTCGGCTTCGAACCCCAGGATGAGGCCGAAGTGGTGGAGGTGGCGCTGAATGCCGACGAGAGCGAGGACCTTGCACTCCTTTACCGGCCCGAGCTTGCCCAGGCCCGGCTGACGCTGGCGAACCTGGAGCTGGATGTGGTGCGGACGCGCAATGGCCGACTTCCTCAGCTCAATCTGGTCGGAGAATATGAAGGGGCGAGCGGCGGCGAAAGCGCCACTTCGTCGAATACCTCAAGTTCGGATGAGGACACGTATAGTGTGGGCCTTCAGTTTGAGATGGCCCTCTTCAACCGGGCGGAGCGCGCCCGTCACCTCAGGGCGCAACTTTCGCAAGAGCGGGGCGCGGGCTATATCACCCAGTTGGAAGAAGAGATCGCGGCGGATGTGCGACAGGCCATGGTGGAAGTCGAGCGCCAGTGGGAGCGCCTTGCCGCCACTGCGGAGGCTGTGTTAAGCCGCCGTGAAGCGGTGCGTGTAATCGAGGGTCGCCACGAGGTGGGCAAGGCAACCAACCTGGACGTGCTGCAGGTGCAACGCGACCTGATCCAGTCCCAGGTGGACGATGCGACGGCGCGGGTCCGCTACATTGAAGCGTTGACGGAACTTTACGCCGCCGAGGGCACCCTCCTCGAGCGCCGGGGCATCGCCCTGGACGGCATATCCGGGCGGGACAAGCAACAGGAAAGTTTGACCGATGAAGTGGAATAA
- a CDS encoding efflux RND transporter periplasmic adaptor subunit, with protein sequence MKWNKIVITGSLGAMALLPLAGCPGQKKAGGPPPGANQPAPVHAALAETNRVPVELSAFGTAEPLSTIELKAQVSGEIIEVLFAEGERVTQGQPLFRIDSRPFEAALAEAEANVARARALRSQAEANLHENEVKAKNAAVELERNKTLLAREIVTQEEFDQSQTAADALKASAVAVAAAVRSSGENIRAAEAAVEVAKLNLSYCTIVAPLEGRTGSLMAHRGNLVSANASEPLVIITQTAPMYVTFTVPEHHLPALRQAMAAGEVPVYAAAPDSAMEPITGRLVFIDNQVDTVTSTIRLKAEFENQNEVLWPGQYLGVRVGLGFQDNCTTVPAEAVQTGQDGAYVYLVTAEEKAEMRPIKAGITHDGLAVVDEGLQPGDRVITEGHLRVAPGSPVRVLDGDQPAEIPAG encoded by the coding sequence ATGAAGTGGAATAAGATTGTCATCACGGGCTCCCTCGGCGCCATGGCGCTACTCCCCCTGGCGGGCTGTCCCGGCCAGAAGAAGGCGGGCGGCCCACCTCCCGGCGCGAACCAGCCGGCCCCCGTGCATGCGGCCCTGGCGGAAACCAATCGGGTGCCCGTCGAGCTGAGCGCCTTCGGCACGGCGGAGCCCCTCTCCACCATCGAATTGAAGGCGCAAGTCTCGGGCGAAATCATCGAGGTACTCTTTGCCGAGGGAGAGCGCGTTACCCAGGGCCAGCCCCTCTTCCGAATCGATTCCCGCCCCTTTGAGGCGGCGCTGGCGGAAGCGGAGGCCAACGTGGCCCGTGCCAGGGCCCTGCGGAGCCAGGCCGAGGCCAACCTGCACGAAAACGAAGTGAAGGCGAAGAACGCCGCGGTGGAACTGGAACGCAACAAAACGCTGCTTGCCCGGGAAATCGTCACACAGGAAGAGTTCGACCAGTCCCAAACCGCCGCGGACGCGCTGAAGGCTTCCGCCGTCGCCGTCGCCGCCGCGGTCCGCTCCAGCGGCGAAAATATTCGGGCGGCCGAGGCCGCGGTCGAGGTGGCGAAGCTGAACCTGTCCTATTGTACGATTGTTGCTCCTCTGGAGGGGCGCACGGGCAGCCTCATGGCCCATCGCGGCAATCTGGTGAGTGCCAATGCAAGCGAGCCGCTGGTCATCATCACCCAGACCGCGCCCATGTATGTGACCTTCACGGTTCCGGAGCATCATCTGCCCGCGCTGCGGCAGGCCATGGCTGCGGGTGAAGTGCCCGTCTATGCGGCGGCCCCCGACTCCGCCATGGAGCCGATCACGGGGCGACTGGTGTTCATCGACAACCAGGTCGATACCGTCACCAGCACCATACGCCTCAAGGCCGAATTTGAGAATCAGAATGAAGTGCTCTGGCCGGGTCAATACCTGGGCGTGCGCGTGGGCCTGGGCTTCCAGGACAATTGCACCACGGTACCGGCGGAGGCCGTGCAGACCGGTCAGGATGGCGCCTACGTCTACCTGGTCACGGCGGAAGAAAAGGCCGAAATGCGCCCCATCAAGGCGGGTATCACCCACGATGGACTCGCCGTGGTCGATGAAGGCCTGCAACCGGGCGACCGAGTGATCACCGAGGGACACCTGCGCGTGGCGCCGGGCAGCCCGGTGCGCGTGCTGGATGGCGATCAGCCTGCGGAGATTCCCGCGGGATGA
- a CDS encoding efflux RND transporter permease subunit, with the protein MNTSALFIHRPVMTTLVMVGILLVGIAGYRAMPVSDLPNVDFPTLSVNASLPGASPETMASSVATPLERQFSTIAGVTSMTSVNALGSTSITVQFDLNRDIDAAAQDIQSAITQSLRQLPRDMPNPPSLRKLNPADQPIIFLTLNSPLLPLSQVDEYAQTMVSQRISMLPGVAQVQIYGSQKYAVRVQVDPHKLATRGIGVDEVSQAIQGANTNLPTGTLHGAHQSYTIETSGELMEAKAFEPIIVTWRDGAPVYLRDVGRVVDAVENDKIASWYNDTRGVILAVQRQPGTNTIQIVDAIKGLMPEFESVLPPSVKLNVLYDRSQAIRASVADVQFTFVLTVALVVMVIFLFLRNLTATVIPTLALVLSIVGSFAAMYLMNFSIDNLSLMALTLSVGFVVDDAIVMIENIVRHMEKGESPMEAALKGSKEIGFTIISMTISLVAVFIPVLFMGGIVGRLLHEFAITISMAILISGFVSLTLTPMMCSRFLRDYEHAPHGVLYNTLERFFDAMLAVYAWTLRLSMRFKLLTVFSLIPLIGLTVWMFSSMPKGFMPAEDLNQLVAITEGAQGISFEDMKAHQQKLAAIVAADPAVAGFSSSVGAGGPNASGNAGRMFITLKPRGERDTIDDVMKRLRKDLAAVPGIRVFIQNRPAINVGGQTTKSLYQFTLQGLDTDQLYEYAPKLEERLKTLPGFRDVSSDLQISNPQVHMGVDREKAASLGVSMQQVQNALYTAYGARQISTIYAPNNQYNVIMEVLPELQKDPSSLEMLYVRASDGTLVPLSTISTIEKTVGPLTVNHLGQFPAVTVSFNLEPGYSLGDAVTLVNEAAAEILPEGISTSFQGTAQAFESSMVGLNILILAAIVIIYIVLGILYESFIHPITILSGLPSAGVGALLTLHLFGMDLNLFSLVGLILLIGIVKKNAIMMVDFALEAQRERNVPPAEAIYDACIVRFRPIMMTTMAALMGTLPIAMGHGAGAESRQPLGLAVVGGLLFSQVITLYVTPCFYIYMEKLQQLLKRSKSPETATGESAGEVAAG; encoded by the coding sequence ATGAACACCTCGGCCCTCTTCATCCACCGCCCGGTCATGACCACCCTCGTCATGGTGGGTATCCTGCTCGTCGGTATCGCGGGGTATCGCGCCATGCCGGTGAGCGATCTGCCCAATGTAGACTTCCCCACGCTGTCGGTGAACGCGAGCCTGCCCGGCGCGAGTCCGGAGACCATGGCTTCGTCGGTGGCCACGCCGCTGGAGCGCCAGTTCTCCACCATTGCCGGCGTGACCTCCATGACCTCGGTGAACGCCCTGGGATCGACGAGTATCACGGTTCAGTTTGATCTGAATCGCGATATCGACGCCGCCGCGCAGGATATCCAGTCCGCCATCACCCAGTCACTCCGCCAGCTTCCGCGCGACATGCCGAATCCACCCTCGCTGCGCAAGCTGAACCCGGCGGACCAGCCAATTATTTTCCTCACGCTGAACTCGCCCCTGTTGCCCCTTTCCCAAGTGGACGAGTACGCCCAGACCATGGTGTCGCAGCGCATTTCCATGCTGCCCGGTGTGGCCCAGGTGCAGATCTACGGTTCGCAGAAGTACGCCGTGCGTGTCCAGGTGGATCCCCACAAGCTGGCGACGCGGGGCATCGGGGTGGACGAGGTGAGTCAGGCGATCCAAGGGGCGAACACGAACCTGCCGACGGGCACCCTCCACGGCGCGCACCAGTCCTATACCATCGAGACCAGCGGCGAGCTGATGGAGGCGAAGGCCTTCGAACCCATCATCGTGACCTGGCGCGATGGCGCACCGGTGTACCTGCGGGATGTGGGACGCGTGGTCGACGCCGTCGAGAACGACAAGATCGCGAGCTGGTACAACGACACGCGCGGCGTGATCCTGGCGGTGCAGCGCCAGCCCGGCACGAACACGATTCAGATCGTGGACGCGATCAAGGGGCTCATGCCGGAGTTCGAAAGCGTGTTGCCGCCTTCCGTCAAGCTGAACGTGCTCTATGATCGATCCCAGGCCATTCGCGCCTCCGTGGCCGATGTGCAGTTTACCTTTGTCCTCACCGTGGCCCTCGTGGTGATGGTGATCTTTCTGTTCCTGCGCAACCTCACGGCCACGGTCATCCCCACGCTGGCGCTGGTGCTTTCCATCGTTGGTTCCTTCGCGGCGATGTACTTGATGAACTTCAGCATCGACAACCTGTCCCTCATGGCCCTCACCCTTTCGGTGGGCTTTGTCGTGGACGATGCCATCGTCATGATCGAGAATATCGTGCGCCACATGGAAAAGGGCGAGTCCCCCATGGAAGCCGCGCTGAAGGGCTCGAAGGAAATCGGCTTCACCATTATCTCCATGACCATCTCGCTCGTGGCGGTGTTTATCCCCGTGCTCTTCATGGGCGGCATCGTGGGGCGGCTGCTCCACGAGTTCGCCATCACCATCAGCATGGCGATTCTAATTTCCGGTTTCGTGTCACTGACCCTGACCCCCATGATGTGCAGCCGCTTCCTCCGCGATTATGAACACGCGCCCCACGGCGTGCTGTACAACACGCTGGAGCGCTTTTTTGATGCCATGCTCGCGGTGTACGCCTGGACGCTCCGCCTTTCCATGCGCTTCAAGCTGCTCACCGTATTCAGCCTGATTCCGCTGATCGGCCTCACGGTATGGATGTTTTCCAGCATGCCCAAAGGCTTCATGCCCGCGGAAGACCTGAACCAGCTCGTTGCCATTACGGAAGGCGCCCAGGGGATTTCCTTCGAGGATATGAAGGCGCACCAGCAGAAGCTCGCCGCCATCGTGGCGGCCGATCCCGCCGTGGCCGGCTTCTCCTCCTCCGTGGGCGCGGGCGGTCCAAACGCTTCGGGCAATGCGGGCCGCATGTTTATCACCCTGAAGCCCCGGGGCGAGCGCGACACGATTGACGATGTGATGAAGCGGCTGCGGAAAGACCTCGCCGCCGTGCCGGGCATCCGGGTGTTCATCCAGAACCGGCCCGCGATCAACGTGGGCGGCCAGACGACCAAGAGCCTCTATCAGTTCACACTCCAGGGCCTCGACACCGACCAGTTGTACGAGTACGCCCCGAAGCTGGAGGAGCGCCTGAAGACCCTCCCGGGCTTCCGCGACGTGTCCAGCGATCTGCAGATCTCAAATCCCCAGGTGCACATGGGGGTGGACCGGGAGAAGGCCGCTTCGCTGGGCGTCTCCATGCAGCAGGTTCAAAACGCCCTGTACACCGCCTATGGCGCGCGCCAGATCTCCACAATCTACGCGCCCAACAACCAGTACAACGTGATCATGGAAGTGCTTCCAGAGCTTCAGAAGGACCCGTCCTCGCTGGAGATGCTCTACGTCCGCGCTTCCGACGGGACCCTCGTGCCCTTGAGCACCATCTCCACGATCGAAAAGACCGTGGGGCCCTTGACCGTAAACCACCTCGGCCAGTTTCCGGCAGTCACGGTTTCTTTCAATCTGGAGCCGGGCTACTCCCTGGGCGACGCCGTCACACTCGTCAACGAGGCCGCGGCGGAGATTCTGCCCGAGGGCATTTCCACCAGCTTTCAGGGCACGGCCCAGGCCTTCGAGTCTTCCATGGTGGGATTGAATATTCTCATACTGGCGGCGATCGTCATCATCTATATTGTGCTCGGGATCCTGTATGAGAGCTTCATCCACCCTATCACGATTCTGTCCGGGTTGCCCTCGGCCGGCGTAGGCGCCCTGCTGACCCTGCACTTGTTCGGGATGGACCTGAACCTCTTTTCCCTCGTGGGCCTCATCCTGCTCATCGGCATTGTGAAGAAAAACGCCATCATGATGGTGGACTTTGCCCTGGAGGCTCAGCGCGAGCGCAACGTGCCCCCGGCGGAAGCCATCTACGACGCGTGCATCGTTCGCTTTCGCCCCATCATGATGACCACCATGGCCGCGCTCATGGGCACGCTGCCCATCGCCATGGGCCACGGCGCGGGCGCCGAATCGCGCCAGCCCCTGGGTCTTGCGGTCGTGGGCGGATTGCTCTTCTCCCAGGTCATCACGCTCTATGTCACGCCCTGCTTCTACATCTACATGGAAAAGCTGCAACAGTTGCTGAAGCGCTCGAAGTCGCCAGAGACCGCGACCGGTGAAAGCGCGGGGGAGGTGGCGGCGGGGTAA
- a CDS encoding alpha/beta hydrolase: MNPFPRSYRNSPALLLTLLPILFGATGCEHTGLMKTPNLYLVSGEDPFADLPATRKTVDVNLVYATDRSPELEVDPKKRQGTGNQYGHENDDHLFYGRATVTLGEGVTWEELHDASLTRQRNHRFVPELTHTRQLGRFPAASGAWRMENGALTAGPSQEEAAADFAGLVSQELADAARKEAFVFVHGYNNQFHHAALTMAQVWHFMGRPGVPLIYTWPAGHGGLRGYTSDVESAEFTTFHIKQFLRALAAVPELEKIHILAHSRGTEVVTTAVKELMLEYRGSGQDTRTALKLGNIILAAPDLNLQTARQTLVAEGTIFVPERFTVYLSESDRALKISSWFTDSVKRLGSIIFEDLSPRDRAAIASLPNMNFIDVNVESDITGHAYFWINPGASSDVILLLRDDKEPGAENGRPLVPLMDNFWQLNDDYLKGNTPVR; the protein is encoded by the coding sequence ATGAACCCTTTCCCACGATCCTACAGAAATAGCCCGGCGCTGCTGCTCACCCTGCTCCCGATACTTTTCGGGGCGACCGGCTGCGAGCACACGGGCCTGATGAAGACCCCCAATCTCTACCTCGTTTCCGGGGAGGATCCCTTTGCGGACCTGCCCGCGACCCGGAAGACGGTGGATGTGAATCTCGTTTACGCCACCGACCGTTCCCCGGAGTTGGAGGTGGATCCGAAGAAGCGCCAGGGTACCGGCAATCAGTACGGCCACGAGAATGACGACCACCTCTTCTATGGCCGCGCCACGGTGACGCTGGGCGAGGGGGTCACCTGGGAAGAGCTCCACGACGCCAGCCTCACGCGGCAGCGCAACCATCGCTTTGTGCCCGAGTTGACCCACACGCGCCAGTTGGGCCGTTTTCCCGCCGCTTCCGGCGCGTGGCGAATGGAGAATGGCGCCCTCACCGCCGGCCCTTCACAGGAGGAGGCCGCGGCGGATTTCGCCGGCCTGGTGTCCCAGGAACTCGCGGACGCCGCACGCAAGGAAGCCTTTGTCTTCGTCCACGGCTACAACAACCAGTTTCACCATGCGGCCCTGACCATGGCCCAGGTGTGGCACTTCATGGGCCGACCCGGCGTACCGCTGATTTACACCTGGCCCGCGGGCCACGGCGGGTTGCGGGGATACACCTCCGACGTGGAGTCGGCGGAGTTTACGACCTTTCACATCAAACAGTTTCTGCGCGCCCTGGCCGCCGTTCCCGAACTGGAAAAGATTCACATTCTGGCCCACAGCCGGGGCACGGAAGTGGTCACCACGGCCGTCAAGGAGCTCATGCTGGAGTATCGCGGATCTGGTCAGGACACGCGCACCGCGCTCAAACTGGGCAATATCATTCTGGCGGCGCCCGACCTCAACCTTCAGACCGCCCGCCAGACCCTGGTGGCCGAGGGCACCATCTTTGTGCCGGAGCGCTTCACGGTCTACCTCTCGGAGAGTGACCGCGCGCTGAAGATTTCCTCCTGGTTTACGGACAGCGTGAAACGCCTCGGCAGCATTATCTTCGAGGACCTGAGTCCCCGGGATCGCGCCGCCATCGCCAGCCTGCCCAACATGAATTTTATCGATGTGAACGTGGAAAGCGACATCACCGGCCACGCCTATTTCTGGATCAATCCCGGCGCAAGTTCCGATGTGATCCTGCTCTTGCGCGACGACAAAGAGCCCGGCGCGGAAAATGGTCGCCCGCTCGTTCCACTGATGGACAATTTCTGGCAGTTGAACGACGACTACCTGAAGGGAAATACCCCCGTCCGGTAG